A region of Drosophila mauritiana strain mau12 chromosome 3L, ASM438214v1, whole genome shotgun sequence DNA encodes the following proteins:
- the LOC117140958 gene encoding uncharacterized protein LOC117140958: protein MSTLPFLLSVADELDNIHSQSYMDDFGLGFHPHRQYYRTPTIQLSLPASTDWTGSGRDWSQTAGNRHTRYRSYKFYDDSQNNLEEEEPPVEDPQPIEQMKLPQQLVQQTTQTISDPQQPTSATATAATARKGLGMVNSHSHDVGVGGLGLNLKAGEDEDDENIDRTVRMYNLSKKCCKNYYRHALETGPGASGKVKCSNARSESHKSSSSSEESLQKIPSPIEFLTCFLVKKSRTPKANVPVGQPLKKT from the coding sequence ATGTCGACGTTACCCTTTTTGCTGAGCGTCGCCGACGAGCTAGACAACATACACTCACAGTCCTACATGGATGACTTTGGCCTGGGCTTCCATCCGCACCGCCAGTACTATCGCACACCCACCATCCAGTTGTCCCTGCCCGCCAGCACCGACTGGACGGGATCGGGTCGGGACTGGTCCCAGACAGCGGGCAACAGGCACACTCGCTACCGCAGCTATAAGTTCTACGATGACTCACAGAACAatctggaggaggaggagccgcCCGTGGAGGATCCTCAACCCATTGAGCAGATGAAGTTGCCACAGCAGTTGGTCCAGCAGACCACCCAGACGATATCGGATCCCCAGCAGCCAACGAGTGCAACTGCCACTGCCGCCACAGCTCGCAAGGGACTGGGCATGGTCAACTCCCACTCGCATGATGTGGGTGTTGGAGGACTGGGCCTGAATCTCAAAGCTggcgaggatgaggacgatGAGAACATCGATCGCACGGTGCGCATGTATAATTTGTCCAAGAAGTGCTGCAAGAACTACTATCGGCATGCCTTAGAGACCGGACCCGGCGCCAGTGGCAAGGTCAAGTGCAGCAATGCGCGCTCCGAGAGCCACAAGTCCAGCTCCAGTTCGGAGGAGAGCCTCCAGAAGATACCCTCGCCCATTGAGTTCCTTACCTGCTTTCTGGTGAAGAAGTCACGCACCCCCAAGGCCAATGTGCCAGTGGGTCAGCCGCTGAAGAAGACATAG